The Pelodiscus sinensis isolate JC-2024 chromosome 32, ASM4963464v1, whole genome shotgun sequence genomic sequence tgggggtcgaggtggctgtggagctgggggtcgaggtttcagcagagctgggggtcaaggtggctgtggagctgggggtcgtggtggctgtggagctgggggtcgaggtttcagtggagctgggagtcgaggtggctgtggagctgggggtcgaggtggctgtggagctgggggtcgaggtttcagtggagctgggggtcgaggtggctgtggagctgggggtcgaggtttcagcagagctgggggtcgaggtttgagcggagctgggggttgaggtttcagcagagctgggggttgaagtggctgtggagctgggggtcgaggtttgaGCGGAGCTGGGGGTTGAGGTTTCAGCGGAGCTGGGGTTcaaggtggctgcagagctggaggtcgaggtttcagcagagctgggggtcgaggtttcagtggagctgggggtcgaggtggctgtggagctgggggtcgaggtttcagtggagctgggggtcgaggtggctgtggagctgggggtcgaggtttcagcagagctgggggtcgaggtggctgtggagctgggggtcaaggtttcagcagagctgggggtcgaggtggctgtggaactGGGGGacgaggtttcagcagagctgggggtcgaggtggctgtggagctgggggtcgaggtttcagcagagctgggggtcgaggtttgagcggagctgggggttgaggtttcagcagagctgggggttgaagtggctgtggagctgggggtcgaggtttgaGCGGAGCTGGGGGTTGAGGTTTCAGCGGAGCTGGGGTTcaaggtggctgcagagctggaggtcgaggtttcagcagagctgggggtcgaggtttcagtggagctgggggtcgaggtggctgtggagctgggggtcgaggtttcagcagagctgggggtcgaggtttcagtggagctgggggtcgaggtggctgtggagctgggggtcgaggtggctgtggagctgggggtcgaggtttcagcagagctgggggtcaaggtggctgtggagctgggggtcgaggtttcagcagagctgggggtcgtggtggctgtggagctgggggtcgaggtttcagtggagctgggggtcgaggtggctgtggagctgggggtcgaggtttcagtggagctgggggttgaggtggctgtggagctgggggtcgaggtttcagcagagctggaggtcgaggtttcagcggagctgggggtcgaggtggctgtggagctgggggtcgaggtttcagtggagctgggggtcgaggtggctgtggagctgggggtcgaggtttcagcagagctgggggtcgaggtggctgtggagctgggggtcgaggtggctgtggagctggaggtcgaggtttcagtggagctgggggtcgaggtttcagcagagctgggggtcgaggtggctgtggagctgggggtcgaggtttcagtggagctggaggtcgaggtggctgtggagctgggggttgaggtttcagtggagctgggggtcgaggtttcagcagagctgggggtcgaggtggctgtggagctgggggtcgaggtttcagtggagctggaggtcgaggtggctgtggagctggacgTCGAGGTTTCAGCGGAGCTGGGGGTTGAGGTTTCAGCGGatctggaggtcgaggtggctgtggagctgggggtcgaggtggctgtggagctggaggtCGAGGTGACTCTGGAACTGGAACTGGAGGTAGAGGCATCAGGGGAGCTGGAGGTCGAGGtgcctgtggagctgggggtcatggcagcagcagagctcgaGGTTGTGTTCGGAGGGGGGCTGCGGGTGATGATCGCAGCGGAGTTGGGGGGTGTGGTGGAAGTGGAGGTGAAGGTCATGGTGGCTACAGGGCTGGGAGTAGAGGTGGCAAAGGAGCTGGGGGTTGTGTTGGGAGAGGATCTCATGGTTgcagtggctgtggagctgggggtcgaggtttcagtggagctgggagtcgaggtggctgtggagctgggggtcaaggtggctgtggagctgggggtcgaggtttcagtggagctgggggtcgaggtggctgtggagctgggggtcgaggtttcagtggagctgggggtcgaggtggctgtggagctgggggtcgaggtttcagcagagctgggggtcgaggtggctgtggagctgggggtcgaggtggctgtggagctgggggtcgaggtttcagcagagctgggggtcgaggtggctgtggagatgggggtcgaggtggctgtggaactgggggtcgaggttttagcagagctgggggtcaaggtggctgtggagctgggggtcgaggtttcagcggagctgggggtcgaggtggctgtggagctgggggtcgagatttcagcagagctgggggtcgaggtttgagcggagctgggggttgaggtttcagcagagctgggggttgaagtggctgtggagctgggggtcgaggtttgagcggagctgggggtcgaggtttcagaagagctggaggtcgaggtttcagcagagctgggggtcgaggtttcagtggagctgggggtcgaggtggctgtggagctgggggtcgaggtttcagcagagctgggggtcaaggtggctgtggagctgtgggtcgaggtttcagcagagctggaggtcgaggtttcagcggagctgggggtcgaggtggctgtggagctgggggtcgaggtttcagtggagctgggggtcgaggtggctgtggagctgggggtcgaggtttcagtggagctgggggttgaGGTGGCTGTGGaactgggggtcgaggtttcagcagagctgggggtcaaggtggctgtggagctggggatcGAGGTTTCAGTAGAGCTGGAGGTCGAGGTTTCAGCGGAGCTGGGGGTcggggtggctgtggagctgggggtcgaggtggctgtggagctggaggtcgaggtttcagtggagctgggggtcgaggtttcagcagagctgggggtcgaggtggctgtggagctgggggtcgaggtttcagcagagctgggggtcgaggtggctgtggagctgggggtcgaggtggctgtggagctgggggtcgaggtttcagtggagctgggggtcgaggtttcagcagagctgggggtcgaggtttcagtggagctgggggtcgaggtggctgtggagctgggggtcgaggtttcagtggagctgggggtcgaggtggctgtggaactGGACGTCGAGGTTTCAGCGGAGCTGGTGGTTGGGGTTTCAGCGGATCTGGTGGTCGaggtggctctggagctgggggtcgaggtttcagtggagctgggggtcgaggtggctgtggagctgggggtcgaggtttcagtggagctgggggtcgaggtggctgtggagctgggggtcgaggtggctgtggagctgggggttgaggtttcagtggagctgggggtcgaggtggctgtggagctgggggtcgaggtggctatGGAGCttggggtcgaggtggctgtggagctgggggtcaaggtggctgtggagctgggggtcaaggtttcagtggagctgggggtcgaggtttcagtggagctgggggtcgaggtggctgtggagctgggggtcgaggtggctgtggagctgggggttgaggtttcagtggagctgggggtcgaggtggctgtggagctgggggtcgaggtggctatGGAGCttggggtcgaggtggctgtggagctgggggtcaaggtttcagtggagctgggggtcaaggtggctgtggagctgggggtcaaggtttcagtggagctgggggtcgaggtggctgtggagctgggggtcaaggtttcagtggagctgggggtcgaggtggctgtggagctgggggtcgaggtttcagcggaactgggggtcgaggtttcagcggaggtgggggtcgaggtggctgtggagctggagttcgaggtggctgtggagctgggggtcgaggtttcaggagagctgggggtcgaggtggctgtggagctgggggttgaggtttcaggagagctgggggtcgaggtggctgtggagctggggtttgaggtttcagcagagctgtgggtcgaggtggctgtggagctggaggtTGAGGTTTgagcggagctgggggtcgaggtggctgtggagctgggggtcgaggtttcagtggagctgggggtcgaggtggctgtggagctggatgTCGAGTTTTCagcggagctgggggtcgaggtttcagcggatatggaggtcgaggtggctgtggagctgggggtcgaggtttcagtggagctgggggttgaagtggctgtggagctgagggtcgaggtggctgtggagctggtggTCGAGGTtttagcagagctgggggtcgaggtggctgtggagctgggggttgaggtttcagtggagctgggtgtcgaggtggctgtggagctgggggtcgaggtggctatGGAGCttggggtcgaggtggctgtggagctgggggtcgaggtggctgtggagctgcgGGTCGAGGTTTCACTGGAGCTGAGgttcgaggtggctgtggagctgggggtcgaggtggctgtggagctgggggtagaGGTTTCagcggagctgggggtcgaggtggctgtggagctgggggtagaGGTTTCACTGGAGCTGAGgttcgaggtggctgtggagctgggggtcgaggtggctgtggagctgggggtagaGGTTTCACTGGAGCTGAGgttcgaggtggctgtggagctgggggtcaaggtggctgtggagctgggggtagaGGTTTCagcggagctgggggtcgaggtggctgtggagctgggggtagaGGTTTCAGCGGAGCTGGGGGtcaaggtggctgtggagctggaggtCGAGATTTCAGCAGacctgggggtcgaggtggctgaggagctgggggtcgaggtttcagcggaactgggggtcgaggtggctgtggagctggaggtcgaggtttcagtggaactgtgggtcgaggtggctgtggagctggtggtcgaggtttcagtggagctggtggtcgaggtttcagtggagctggaggtcgaggtttcagcagagctggaggtcgaggtttcagcagagctggtggTCGAGGTGGCTTTGGAGCTGGTGGTCGAGGTGGCtttggagctgggggtcgaggtggctgtggagctaggggtcgaggtggctgtggagctgggggttgaggtttcagcagagctggaggtcgaggtttcagtggagctgggggtcgaggtttcagcggagctgggggtcgaggtttcagcagagctgggggtggaggtggctgtggagctggaggtcgaggtttcagcggagctgggggttgaggtttcagtggagctggaggtcgaggtttcagcggagttgggggtcgaggtggctgtggagctgggggtcgaggtggctgtggggctggaggtcgaggtttcagcggagttgggggtcgaggtggctgtggagctgggggtcgaggtttcagcggagctgggggtcgaggtttcagcagagctgggggtggaggtggctgtggagctgggggttgaggtttcagcagagctgggggtcgaggtggctgtggagctgggggtcgaggtttcagcagagctggaggtcgaggtggctgtggagctggaggtCGAGGTTTCAGCGGAGCTGgtggtcgaggtggctgtggagctgggggtcgaggtttcagtggagctggaggttgaggtttcagcagagctggaggTCGAGGTTTCATCAGAGCTGGTGGTCGAGGTGGCtttggagctgggggtcgaggtggctgtggagctgggggtcgaggtggctgtggagctgggggttgaggtttcagcagagctgggagtcgaggtggctgtggagctgggggtcgaggtttcagtggagctgggggtcgaggtttcagtggagctgtgggtcgaggtggctgtggaactgggggtcgaggtttcagcagagctgggggttgaggtggctgtggagctgggggtcgaggtggctgtggaactgggggtcgaggtttcagtggagctgggggtcgaggtggctgtggaactggaggtcgaggtttcagcagagctgggggtcgaggtttcagcggagctggaggtcgaggtttcagcagagctgggggtcaaggtggctgtggagctgggggtcgtggtggctgtggagctgggggtcgaggtttcagtggagctgggagtcgaggtggctgtggagctgggggtcgaggtggctgtggagctgggggtcgaggtttcagtggagctgggggtcgaggtggctgtggagctgggggtcgaggtttcagcagagctgggggtcgaggtttgagcggagctgggggttgaggtttcagcagagctgggggtcgtggtggctgtggagctgggggtcgaggtttcagtggagctgggggtcgtggtggctgtggagctgggggtcgaggtttcagcagagctgggggtcgtggtggctgtggagctgggggtcgaggtttcagcagagctggaggtcgaggtttcagcggagctgggggtcgaggtggctgtggagctgggggtcgaggtttcagtggagctgggggtcgaggtggctgtggagctgggggtcgaggtttcagcagagctgggggtcgaggtggctgtggagctcggggtcgaggtggctgtggagctggaggtcgaggtttcagtggagctgggggtcgaggtttcagcagagctgggggtcgaggtggctgtggagctgggggtcgagttttcagtggagctggaggtcgaggtggctgtggagctgggggttgaggtttcagtggagctgggggtcgaggtttcagcagagctgggggtcgaggtggctgtggagctgggggtcgaggtttcagtggagctggaggtcgaggtggctgtggagctggacgTCGAGGTTTCAGCGGAGCTGGGGGTTGAGGTTTCAGCGGatctggaggtcgaggtggctgtggagctgggggtcgaggtggctgtggagctggaggtCGAGGTGACTCTGGAACTGGAACTGGAGGTAGAGGCATCAGGGGAGCTGGAGGTCGAGGtgcctgtggagctgggggtcatggcagcagcagagctcgaGGTTGTGTTCGGAGGGGGGCTGCGGGTGATGATCGCAGCGGAGTTGGGGGGTGTGGTGGAAGTGGAGGTGAAGGTCATGGTGGCTACAGGGCTGGGAGTAGAGGTGGCAAAGGAGCTGGGGGTTGTGTTGGGAGAGGATCTCATGGTTgaagtggctgtggagctgggggtcgaggtttcagtggagctgggagtcgaggtggctgtggagctgggggtcaaggtggctgtggagctgggggtcgaggtttcagtggagctgggggtcgaggtggctgtggagctgggggtcgaggtttcagtggagctgggggtcgaggtggctgtggagctgggggtcgaggtttcagcagagctgggggtcgaggtggctgtggagctgggggtcgaggtggctgtggagctgggggtcgaggtttcagcagagctgggggtcgaggtggctgtggagatgggggtcgaggtggctgtggaactgggggtcgaggttttagcagagctgggggtcaaggtggctgtggagctgggggtcgaggtttcagcggagctgggggtcgaggtggctgtggagctgggggtcgagatttcagcagagctgggggtcgaggtttgagcggagctgggggtcgaggtttcagaagagctggaggtcgaggtttcagcagagctgggggtcgaggtttcagtggagctgggggtcgaggtggctgtggagctgggggtcgaggtttcagcagagctgggggtcaaggtggctgtggagctgtgggtcgaggtttcagcagagctggaggtcgaggtttcagcggagctgggggtcgaggtggctgtggagctgggggtcgaggtttcagtggagctgggggtcgaggtggctgtggagctgggggtcgaggtttcagtggagctgggggttgaGGTGGCTGTGGaactgggggtcgaggtttcagcagagctgggggtcaaggtggctgtggagctggggatcGAGGTTTCAGTAGAGCTGGAGGTCGAGGTTTCAGCGGAGCTGGGGGTcggggtggctgtggagctgggggtcgaggtggctgtggagctggaggtcgaggtttcagtggagctgggggtcgaggtttcagcagagctgggggtcgaggtggctgtggagctgggggtcgaggtttcagcagagctgggggtcgaggtggctgtggagctgggggtcgaggtggctgtggagctgggggtcgaggtggctgtggagctgggggtcgaggtttcagtggagctgggggtcgaggtttcagcagagctgggggtcgaggtttcagtggagctgggggtcgaggtggctgtggagctgggggtcgaggtttcagtggagctgggggtcgaggtggctgtggaactGGACGTCGAGGTTTCAGCGGAGCTGGTGGTTGGGGTTTCAGCGGATCTGGTGGTCGaggtggctctggagctgggggtcgaggtttcagtggagctgggggtcgaggtggctgtggagctgggggtcgaggtttcagtggagctgggggtcgaggtggctgtggagctgggggtcgaggtggctgtggagctgggggttgaggtttcagtggagctgggggtcgaggtggctgtggagctgggggtcgaggtggctatGGACCTTGGGGtcaaggtggctgtggagctgggggtcaaggtggctgtggagctgggggtcaaggtttcagtggagctgggggtcgaggtggctgtggagctgggggtcgaggtttcagtggagctgggggtcgaggtggctgtggagctgggggtcgaggtggctgtggagctgggggttgaggtttcagtggagctgggggtcgaggtggctgtggagctgggggttgagGTGGCTATGGAGCttggggtcgaggtggctgtggagctgggggtcaaggtggctgtggagctgggggtcaaggtttcagtggagctgggggtcgaggtggctgtggagctgggggtcgaggtggctgtggagctgggggtcgaggtttcagcggaactgggggtcgaggtttcagcggaggtgggggtcgaggtggctgtggagctggagtTCGAGGTTTCAGCGGAACTGGGGGTCGAGatggctgtggagctggaggtcgaggtggctgtggagctgggggtcgaggtttcaggagagctgggggtcgaggtggctgtggagctgggggttgaggtttcaggagagctgggggtcgaggtggctgtggagctggggtttgaggtttcagcagagctgtgggtcgaggtggctgtggagctggaggtTGAGGTTTgagcggagctgggggtcgaggtggctgtggagctggatgTCGAGTTTTCagcggagctgggggtcgaggtttcagcggatatggaggtcgaggtggctgtggagctgggggtcgaggtttcagtggagctgggggttgaagtggctgtggagctgagggtcgaggtggctgtggagctggtggTCGAGGTtttagcagagctgggggtcgaggtggctgtggagctgggggttgaggtttcagtggagctgggtgTCGAGGTgggtgtggagctgggggtcgaggtggctatGGAGCttggggtcgaggtggctgtggagctgggggtcgaggtggctgtggagctgcgGGTCGAGGTTTCACTGGAGCTGAGgttcgaggtggctgtggagctgggggtcgaggtggctgtggagctgggggtagaGGTTTCagcggagctgggggtcgaggtggctgtggagctgggggtagaGGTTTCACTGGAGCTGAGgttcgaggtggctgtggagctgggggtcgaggtggctgtggagctgggggtagaGGTTTCagcggagctgggggtcgaggtggctgtggagctgggggtagaGGTTTCACTGGAGCTGAGgttcgaggtggctgtggagctgggggtcgaggtggctgtggagctgggggtagaGGTTTCagcggagctgggggtcgaggtggctgtggagctgggggtagaGGTTTCAGCGGAGCTGGGGGtcaaggtggctgtggagctggaggtCGAGATTTCAGCAGacctgggggtcgaggtggctgaggagctgggggtcgaggtttcagcggaactgggggtcgaggtggctgtggagctggaggtcgaggtttcagtggagctgtgggtcgaggtggctgtggagctggtggtcgaggtttcagtggagctggtgGTCGAGGTGGCTTTGGAGCTGGTGGTCGAGGTGGCtttggagctgggggtcgaggtggctgtggagctgggggttgaggtggctgtggagctggaggttgaggtttcagcagagctggaggtcgaggtttcagcagagctggtggTCGAGGTGGCTTTGGAGCTGGTGGTCGAGGTGGCtttggagctgggggtcgaggtggctgtggagctgggggttgaggtttcagcagagctggaggtcgaggtttcagtggagctgggggtcgaggtttcagcggagctgggggtcgaggtttcagcagagctgggggtggaggtggctgtggagctggaggtcgaggtttcagcggagctgggggttgaggtttcagtggagctggaggtcgaggtttcagcggagttgggggtcgaggtggctgtggagctgggggtcgaggtggctgtggggctggaggtcgaggtttcagcggagttaggggtcgaggtggctgtggagctgggggtcgaggtttcagcggagctgggggtcgaggtttcagcagagctgggggtggaggtggctgtggagctgggggttgaggtttcagcagagctgggggtcgaggtggctgtggagctgggggtcgaggtttcagcagagctggaggtcgaggtggctgtggagctggaggtCGAGGTTTCAGCGGAGCTGgtggtcgaggtggctgtggagctgggggtcgaggtttcagtggagctgcaggttgaggtttcagcagagctggaggtcgaggtttcagcagagctggtggTCGAGGTGGCtttggagctgggggtcgaggtggctgtggagctgggggtcgaggtggctgtggagctgggggttgaggtttcagcagagctgggagtcgaggtggctgtggagctgggggtcgaggtttcagtggagctgggggtcgaggtttcagtggagctgtgggtcgaggtggctgtggaactgggggtcgaggtttcagcagagctgggggttgaggtggctgtggagctgggggtcgaggtggctgtggaactgggggtcgaggtttcagtggagctgggggtcgaggtggctgtggaactggaggtcgaggtttcagcagagctggaggtcgaggtttcagcggagctggaggtcgaggtttcagcagagctgggggtcgaggtgggtttggagctggAGGTCGAgttttcagcagagctgggggtcgaggtttcaggagagctgggggtcgaggtggctgtggagctggaggtcgaggtttcagtggagctgggcgtcaaggtggctgcagagctcatGGTCAAGGTGGCTGCAGAGGTGgaggtcgaggtttcagcagagctgggggtcaaggtggctgtggagctggaggtcgaggtttcagcagagctgggggtcgaggtggctgtggagctgggggtcgaggtttcagtggagctgggggtcgagttggctgtggagctggaggtcgaggtttcagcagagctgggggtcgaggtggctgtggagctagGGGTTGAGGTTTCACGGGAACTGGGGGTCgaagtggctgtggagctgggggttgagGTTTCACTGGaactgggggtcgaggtggctgtggagctgggggttgagGTTTCACTGGaactgggggtcgaggtggctgtggagctgggggtcgaggtggctgtggagctgggggttgagGTTTCACTGGaactgggggtcgaggtttcagcagagctgggggtcgaggtggctgtggagctgggggtcgaggtttcagcggagctgggggtcgaggtggctgtggagctgggggtcgaggtttcagtggagctgggggtcgaggtggctgtggagctgggggtcgaggtttcagtggagctgggggtcgaggtggctgtggagctgggggtcgaggtttcagcagagctggtggtcgaggtggctgtggagctgggggtcgagctTTCAGTGGAGCTGGAGTTTGAGGTTTCagcggagctgggggtcgaggtgcctgtggagctgggggtcgaggtttcagcagagctgggtgtcgaggtggctgtggagctgggtgtcgaggtggctgtggagctggaggtCGAGGTTTCAGCGGAGCTgtgggtcgaggtggctgtggagctgggggtcgaggtttcagcggaGCTgtgggtcgaggtggctgtggagctgggggtcgaggtttcaggagagctgggggtcgaggtggctgtggagctgggggtcgaggtttcagcagagctgtgggtcgaggtggctgtggagctgggggtcgaggtttcagcggaGCTgtgggtcgaggtggctgtggagctgggggtcgaggtggctgtggagctgggggtcgaggtttcagcggaGCTgtgggtcgaggtggctgtggagctgggggtcgaggtttcagcggaGCTgtgggtcgaggtggctgtggagctgggggtcgaggtggctgtggagctgggggtcgaggtttcaggagagctgggggtcgaggtttcagcggagctgggggtcgaggtggctgtggagctggaggtCGACGTTTCAGCGGAGCTgtgggtcgaggtggctgtggagctgggggtcgaggtggctgtggagctgggggtcaaggtggctgtggagctgggtgtcgaggtttcagtggagctgggggtcgaggtggctgcagagctcatTGTCAAGGTGGCTGCAGtgctggaggtcgaggtggctgtggagctggaacTGTAGGTCGAGTTATCAGGAGAATTGGGGGTGTATGTGGCCGTGGAGCTGggggccatggcagcagcagagctcgaGATTGTGTTCGGAGGGGGGCTGCGGCTGATGATCGCAGTGGAATTGGGGGGTGTGGTGGAAGCGGAGGTCAAGGTCATGGTGGCTacagggctggtggcagaggagctggaggTCATGttgggagaggagatgggggtcgaggtttcagtggaTCTAGGGGTCGAAGTGTCTACGGGGCTGCGGGTTGAGGTGACAGCAGAATTGCGGGTCGAGGTGATTTTGGAGCTGGGGGTcaaggtggctgcagagctgggggtcaTAGTAGCAACAGAGCTTGAGGTTGTCTTCGGAGAGGGGCTGCGGGTGATTATTGCAGCAGAATTGGGGGGTGAAGTGGAAGTGGACATGAAGATTATGGTGACTACAGGGCTGGGGGTCGTTGTGACAGTGGTGCTGCCAGTCATGACTGCTGAAGAGTTGGGGGTCGTAgtgggagtggggttgggggtgatggtggcagagaagctggggggtGAAGTGGGGGTGGAATTATAAGTcgtgctgggagtggagctgtA encodes the following:
- the LOC142823094 gene encoding uncharacterized protein LOC142823094 is translated as MRSSPNTTPSSFATSTPSPVATMTFTSTSTTPPNSAAIITRSPPPNTTSSSAAAMTPSSTGTSTSSSPDASTSTTTTPSSAETSTPSSTATTTPSSTETSTPSSTATTTPSSAETSTPSSAQTSTPSSAETSTPSSTATSTPSSTETSTPSSTATSTPSSTATSTPSSTETSTPSSTATTTPSSTATLTPSSAETSTSSSAETSTPSSAETSTSSSTATSTPSSTETSTPSSTATSTPSSTATSTPSSAETSTPSSTATSTHSSTETSTPSSTETSTPSSTATSTPSSAETSTPSSTATSTPSSTATSTPSSKATSTTSSDETSTSSSAETSTSSSTETSTPSSTATSTTSSAETSTSTPQPPRPPAPLKPLPPAPQPP